The sequence CTGCGGACGGCCGCGGCCTGGCGAACGGACGCATGCAGGCGGGGAGGTCGTACGGCCTTCCCGCCTGTTTGCATCCGTCGGGAAAGCGCTCTTTCCCGAGAGGAGCGGTTGGTGTATCCTTCTGGCAACGGCTCCGGAACGGGAGGAGGAACGATGAAGATGATCCTGGTCGCCGTCGTCATGCTGGCGGGGATCTCGCTCCATGCATCGTCAGCGTCGTGTGGCGACGTGCATCGTCTCGCGGCCGAGGGAGATGTGGACGGGTTGCGTCGCATGCTCGACGACGATCCGTCCCTGGTGAGCCTGCCGGATGATGAATGGAAGGCGTTGCCGATACACTGGGCGAGTTTCGGAGGCTCGGCCGAGACGGTGCGATTCCTCCTCGAACGCGGCGCGGATACCGCCTCGATGGACGGCGACGGGAACGTGCCGGTCGATTTCGCCTTCATGCGGGGGGGCGAGGATGCTCTTCTCCAGCTCGTCGAATCGGGAGCGGATCTCTCCCGTGTCGATCGCGACGGGTTGACGCCGCTCGTACGGGCGGCATGGCTGGGATGGACGAGGGCCGTCGAGGCGATGATCGCCGCGGATCGTTCGCCGGGGGAGCGGACGGCGGCGGGGGACACGCCCCTGCACGGGGCGGCCTACGAGGGGCACCGGGCGACCGTCGAGCGACTGCTCGATCTCGGCGCGGACGCCGGTTCGACCAACGACGCAGGCGAGACGCCGGTCGACGAAGCGCTGAAGCGGGGCGAGGAGGATGTCGCGGCCCTTCTCCGAGATCGGGGAGGCGCCGTCGGAACGCAAGCAGGAAAGAGGCGTTTCGAGAGGAGACCCTGGAAGGGAGCGAGATCGGGTCGCTGCGAACGCCCGCGGCTCACCGTCGTCTACGACAACTACCCATTCCTCGAGGGATGCACCGAGGATTGGGGATTCTCCTGCCTCGTCGAATGCCCGGGCGCCACGATCATGTTCGATACGGGAGCGAGACCCGAGATCTTCATGCGGAATCTCCGTGTTCTCGGGATCGATCCGTCGTCGATCGACGCGGTCGTCATCTCGCACGAGCATCACGATCACACCGGCGGGCTCCGGGCGCTCATCGAGGCGGGATGCGAGGCGCCCGTTCTCGTCTGCCGATCGTTCTCCTACGGTTTCGTGCGTTCCGTCGAATCGCTTGGCGTGGAAGTGCTGACGCTCCAGGCTCCCTCGATCGTCGCGGATGGCGTCTATCTCACGGGGGAGCTCGGAGACGCGATACGCGAGCAGGCGCTTGTTCTGGACACCGGCGAGGCGTTGCACGTCGTCTGCGGGTGTTCGCATCCCGGCATCGTCCACATGCTCGAACACGTCGAAAGCACGTTCGGCGCGCCGCTCGATCTGGTCATCGGCGGATTCCATCTGATGAACGCCGGCGACCGCACGATCGATGGTATCGTCCGGCGGTTCGGGGAACTCGGCGTGAAGCGGCTCTCGGCGACGCATTGCACCGGCGAACGGCAGATCGGGTTGCTCCGCGAGGCCTTCGGCGACCGGTTCGTCGAGGCGGGCGTCGGGCGCGTCATCGAGCCGTGACACCGGCATCGGCGAACCGGTCGCGGAAAGCTCGACGCGATCCGGACCGGTTCCAATGAATCGACCTGCTCGATGAAACCGCAGGTCCGGGAGGCGTGGATTCCGCCATGGCGGTCACGGGAGACATCTTCGATCTCAAGAAGTTCGCCCTTCACGACGGCCCGGGGATCAGGACGACCGTCTTCTTCCGCGGCTGTCCGCTGTCATGCCCCTGGTGCCACAACCCGGAGGGACTCGGAGCGGGCAACGCAGCGGTCCGCCGGCGCCACGCGGCTCTCGACCCGGCTCTGCCCCCGGATCGCAACGTTGTCGGGCCGGCCGTCGAGGCGGAGACCCTGATCGCCGAGCTCATCAAGGACGAGGTCTTCTACCGTCAGTCCGGGGGGGGCGTCACGATGTCCGGAGGAGAACCCTTCGGCCAGCCGGCCTTTCTTGTCGAACTCCTCGAAGCGTGCCGGGGGGCGGGGCTTCACACGGCGGTCGACACCTGCGGGTACGCGCCATGGGAAGACATCGAGCGATCGCTGACGCTCGTCGATCTCTTCCTCTTCGACGTGAAACTCGCCGATGCCGCGGCGCATCGGCGGTACACCGGCGTATCGAACGTGCCGGTGGTAGAGAATCTCGGCCGGCTCGTCGCCGCGGGGGCGGA comes from Candidatus Krumholzibacteriota bacterium and encodes:
- a CDS encoding glycyl-radical enzyme activating protein, which encodes MAVTGDIFDLKKFALHDGPGIRTTVFFRGCPLSCPWCHNPEGLGAGNAAVRRRHAALDPALPPDRNVVGPAVEAETLIAELIKDEVFYRQSGGGVTMSGGEPFGQPAFLVELLEACRGAGLHTAVDTCGYAPWEDIERSLTLVDLFLFDVKLADAAAHRRYTGVSNVPVVENLGRLVAAGADVRARVPLVPGITDTPENLAGVRRLLVSVGGVSGVGLLPYNKLGEDKRRRLGLATETGLLETQDADRLEEIAGLFRTDGFDVTIGG
- a CDS encoding ankyrin repeat domain-containing protein — protein: MKMILVAVVMLAGISLHASSASCGDVHRLAAEGDVDGLRRMLDDDPSLVSLPDDEWKALPIHWASFGGSAETVRFLLERGADTASMDGDGNVPVDFAFMRGGEDALLQLVESGADLSRVDRDGLTPLVRAAWLGWTRAVEAMIAADRSPGERTAAGDTPLHGAAYEGHRATVERLLDLGADAGSTNDAGETPVDEALKRGEEDVAALLRDRGGAVGTQAGKRRFERRPWKGARSGRCERPRLTVVYDNYPFLEGCTEDWGFSCLVECPGATIMFDTGARPEIFMRNLRVLGIDPSSIDAVVISHEHHDHTGGLRALIEAGCEAPVLVCRSFSYGFVRSVESLGVEVLTLQAPSIVADGVYLTGELGDAIREQALVLDTGEALHVVCGCSHPGIVHMLEHVESTFGAPLDLVIGGFHLMNAGDRTIDGIVRRFGELGVKRLSATHCTGERQIGLLREAFGDRFVEAGVGRVIEP